From the genome of Arthrobacter alpinus, one region includes:
- a CDS encoding TetR/AcrR family transcriptional regulator translates to MVIGIFALPLNNDERESRMGRHSDKAREVLLDTAAELFALHGIDAVSNRRITEHAGTANHSAIAYHFGDREGLLRALLSRHLQEMNRRRAVMISKVADDADLTDILACMILPWIQYLADRPVTSWHARFLFQVRTIPSMTDVLKASAGLNPEVEALTHRLESALGHLPSSVVRGRAAILGPMVLGSCAAYEERVQKGEKSNWTGVGYFLIDSCAGMLAAPVTHPDEYVTFTEEAFLL, encoded by the coding sequence GTGGTCATCGGCATCTTTGCCTTGCCATTGAACAACGATGAAAGAGAATCTCGCATGGGACGGCACAGTGACAAGGCGCGGGAAGTCCTGCTGGATACCGCGGCTGAGCTCTTCGCCCTCCACGGCATCGATGCCGTGTCCAACCGTCGGATTACCGAGCATGCCGGCACCGCTAACCATTCTGCGATCGCTTACCACTTTGGCGATCGGGAGGGACTGTTACGGGCGCTGCTCAGCCGCCACCTTCAGGAGATGAACCGTCGCCGTGCCGTCATGATATCCAAGGTGGCGGATGACGCTGACCTCACGGACATCCTGGCCTGCATGATCTTGCCCTGGATTCAGTATTTGGCAGATCGGCCCGTGACCAGCTGGCATGCACGTTTTTTGTTTCAAGTACGCACCATTCCATCCATGACAGATGTTCTGAAAGCTTCGGCTGGACTAAATCCCGAAGTTGAAGCGTTGACGCATCGCTTGGAGTCTGCGCTGGGGCATTTGCCGTCGTCGGTGGTGCGGGGGAGAGCTGCGATCCTGGGGCCCATGGTCCTGGGAAGCTGCGCCGCCTATGAAGAGCGCGTGCAGAAGGGGGAGAAATCCAACTGGACGGGGGTAGGTTACTTCCTGATCGACTCGTGTGCGGGCATGCTCGCAGCGCCTGTAACCCACCCGGACGAGTACGTCACCTTCACCGAGGAGGCGTTTCTTCTCTAG